Below is a window of Colias croceus chromosome 15, ilColCroc2.1 DNA.
agtatattcattcatttcttcTCAGCtaaaattttgtcaaattgtagctaacccaatatctcaacgaaaaataataatcagctggttacagcatggtgtattatacgtcagctggtgtctcgaatataatgagacattaacaaaatcatcgagatacgtggaattccatcaacataagtccccgtaaaagataagtaataactttattaattatatattatactattatttttttaataattatagttaactaatgtttttagtgggttatttcatatattttgttacacttttaggtagttatgtgaatttgatgatatgatagttatttctaaatgcagtttataatatttgtaaaaacatgtttaccgacgtGGCTGAATGTACGTAGTACCCCGATCATGCGCACAACTAACCACCTTATTActgtctatattatgctagcgtgtgttgcttgaattttaaaaaataacgataataattaaagatacgtcatttcatctcagatgaaaatttgtgagctgattgttaatatactgatgcgataattaaaaaaaatcagctagcaataattcgaggaaaacctagtcagttgatgcatataaattggcaatagatgcttctgtctaactcctatgtaataactttcaaagtatcagctgacggtttttccaccaagatacagccagctgacctatatatatatccacagttacatataagctatcatcaggtaaatttttgtttgagaggaaatcacggaaaataattttatttttttcatgttcgagacaccagctgacgtataatacaccatgttgtaaccagctgattatattttttcgttgagatattgggttagctacaatttgacaaatttttagctgagaggaaatgaatgaatgtatttttttttcctacgtgcgtgggaggctacaaccgctcacccccccaaccgagcgccagctgacgttcacgaggctttataatactatactctgatgcgtctgacgaattatctcttgagaggaaataattaaccaaatttgcaCCTGGCTCCCTAACCATACTATAAGAAGGTATTTTGATACACTTTTTGAcgtattattaaattacttttcaAAAACAGGTTAAGCAGAAATCCAGATATTGTGAAACCGACCATCAGaacttgaaaattataattccaATACAAAACTTTACCTCAATACCACCAATAAGCCGTAACTTCGAAGCCAAATCCACGCCATCTTCATCGCAATGTTCAAAAAGATCCACACAACCTTCCTCATTTGAACAGGAACGACACAAGTTTACATCTAAATATTCACATTttggttttattaattttttaacatcaATTAGTTTCATATCATCTTCATAATCATCATCTGCATAATCGAAATCATTTTCTTGTTTCTCTTTAATCTTTTCATGTGTTTGCATGTAGCTGGCCATAGCGTTGTAGTACGGCCAATGTTCGTTGAGTATGCCCTTGTTGAGGAATTTTTGTTTCCACTGCaatgtgtaaaattaaatatttttatgaatatattaataataatcaaaaagTGTTGCATGCGatagtttgtgaggatgtgtgtgtgtgtgtgtgtttgttactctttcacgcaaatactactgaaccgattacaatgaaatttagcacacatatagagggtaacttggattaacacataggataggtttcatcccggaaatcccacgggaacgggaactatgcgggtttttctttcaaaacgcgggcgaagccgcgggcggaaagctagtaatttaatatttaacagaAACGCATAAACAAAAGCAGATAATTAATGCTTTTAGGATTTTGATTGAATAAACGTAATACCTAACTATACACATTACGTACAATGAAAACAAGTGAAAAACAAACGGCagttatcaaatatttcaatggAATTTCCCTTTTCTTTTAGAATTACCTTGAAAGATTTGAGTAAATGTGCCCAAATCTCCGGCAAGTCCAGCAAACTGTGGTCAAGTGGTAGACCCATACTTCGCAACGCCTTCTCAACTTCCctgaagataaaaatatcaacaatTTAAAGttcttaagtttttttttaaacaatttcagATATCGCCTGAAGGGAGTGCGAGCGAGATAGCAAGATATGTTTTAATGTGggagataaaatataaaaaaaaatgtgcgtgtactagtgtacacacgtaagaagtgaaacttttttatgaccttattcttcaaaaaataatttactatatgcaaaataaaagaatacaaaataaaagatgcaactttacagaaatacgtcgaatcacgcgtggtagggataagaaaaagatggcgcgtaacggaaaaatgtcacgcgtaacgaaaaaatgttacactaaatttttttacaaccccgataaagaagtttcacttcaaaaaactaaatagGTTTTTCTAATATCACTTatgtatatgttttatttatgtacctactttccTTTTTCACTTCTATTTCCAAAAGGAAATTTACCTAGTTTCataaaccaaaaatatttaagaaacttTCAACTGATTGAGTAGTGTTGTGAACAAAATACAGACTGAATTTTTTGcagaatatataattatatatttataatgcataatgcataataattaaaaaaataaccaaaCAATTACCTCCATGGATGATTTTCGTTTTTTGAATCCACGGAAAATATATGATCCAAGTCTgatcttatttttatcaaattcagAATCCATTCCTCCTGCCCTAGAAAAAACGTAAATTCATTCGTGTTTGTTactgttacacaaaaaattgattgaaatttagtacctatataaaaggAACCTTATAGtctatactagcttaccgcccgcggcttcgcctgctttgtctaaaacctaataaattatatagtaaaaccttcctctttatctattaaattaaaaaaaagatttaagtaGTAGTTttatgcccggttcctatatttgaaaaacgatccgttttagttacgaatagtagaataattaaccaagcgtaagcgaaaatcgttcctataaaaaacgtctcgtcaagcaacttaccgacggcttcctactgacggatgggagggttactattaacgaacggtaagcatattgtatggagaagacagtttatcgcgttcctataaatatttttaatgtcattatgctgtcaaagttactattcgtatagcattttgtttacccgtcgatttcgggcggttaaattcttactatttcattgtttccgcttcaatatcgaaatgtggagttcagatagtgatagagaagtgtttaatattatatcgaatttcggaagaagatagtgggcgtgaaagagtatatacatattatagaggagtggatttttttgcgaccctggattctcacgaatttcaattgagatttcgacttgataaagaatctgttgaacaattacttcttgaaatttatccagacgtacgaataaaaggagccaggttagtttaatggggcattaatattaaagcaaacacgtctaaccttattacataggtacctaatttatgttgtcatttcaggaatcatggggtatctccataacatcaattactgttgacgctgaggttctatgctttaggcacaatatcaatatcagtggcagacctatttcccttggtcacggcatcacgcgtgaacgggtggaccgatttcgataattatttttttataatattccttgaagtacgaggatggttattatggaaagaaaacataaacatgtaccaagggcgaagccggggcggaccactagtatacatatatgtctatgtttgcaatgtagaaatcaattttttaaacattgtattgtaaataataaaaaataaataaaagtacataataaaatggaataaaagttttatttctttattacagtttaattttacatagtaacatgtaactacataatatatgccaaagaactgtcctgtgattcttacgcgacaacaacctccatcgattatcatcttctatattatattccttaacgctgtaataggctctctgaactaaatacattttttacataagatttacatttagcactaacaaattctttttctatcgtgtgtctagatatattgcttaataatatacaaaaattaattagttattgtgtgttcagtatttcaattattgtgtgttcagtatttcaattatttcttcataatatttgtccatcatccttattatgtttgaattttttggctgaaaataaaaagttttcctggtaggtatttgaccaatttttgcattaaatgtgttggtcaacgaagtccaacattcatcctttaatttattcgtagaagcattagtctccttactggttataataattgagcaatctcgtctttactcatagccttcttcgatttctgtaacagaaatatatgtttgactttaaaagtgtccgaagcaaaaagtaagcggcagacgattttaaagaagaaatataaaggcgtacttaccggcgtaatatccatttttaataaatatataaacagtggtcgttgtattgttattctttaatccaataataattacaattaaaacttgacaatgaatcatcaatcaacaatgaatgacaataatttgacaactgacaagcaatgcacgcgtgcgcgagaaaaacgttccgtttttgctttctgtgtaacgcattaggttgtttagaaggaaaattatcacgcagatgtctacaaatatatagttctttagtattagttctttattaataagaaactttattcttaaagtttataattcggctgtatatttaacttattttgtcctgaattttgtgttattttaatttcaatttggcttataacgaaacgcacatctgtgagtgaagagggctcggtatttttatgaccaacggatgtccgtcgatagcacgtcaagaaataaaattgtggaacggtaataacgactcgtagttagttctagaaaaacggatagtagctttgatactatgacgatccgttgaatataggaaccgggcattaAAGATTTAAGGAAACAAATGGACATAGGGAcggagaaagtgactttgttttatactatgtagtgattcaCACTGTTTTTCCGAATACCTGAAGCCGCGGACTCAAAactagtattaaaaaaattttaatacattctatagtattttatatgaaatctataaatattttctcttcCTAGTATTTACGGGTACAACTTGGGGTAGAGTGGCCATAGGCCCATAGAAAGGCCCGAACGGAAGTGATTGGAGGAGGCCTTTGCCAACTGGCAAACGGACACGCAAAAATGGATCAAACCTACCACAATATATACACTTCTTCAAAAGTCTGATCAAAGgctaataataaagtatttacgGAATATAATAACTTACATCCAGTAAGTGGGTTCAGACTAAGACTTCCTTCTCCCAAATACAACTCAAATAGAGAATAATACAGCcacgttttattatttgttgccTTCGCCTTTTGATAatcctataaaaaaaaagtcaattAAATATCACATCAATTAAACATCACATCAGTCACAAAGATAattgtgttaattaaaaaaaaaaatattaaacaaaaactaataCAGATTGAGAACCTCATCCTTTTTTTGAATTCAGTTGAAAATATGAAAGTTAAACTATGTAAgaaattttttaagtatatttacttaaaaaatttatataacgtTTATATAACGTTAAActatgtaagaaaaatgtctcatttataaagctttcaataaattaaaattccgttagagctagcgcgcacgagcaactttgtctccgcaactattttgtctctcccacccatgggctagtatgaaagtgcgcgcacgtagcgacgcaactccccatacaattgatgggagagacaaaatagttgcggagacaaagttgctcgtgcgcgctagcaCTTAAGCTATGTACTTACTGCAAATGTACAAGCCCACTTCCTAGACAGATCTCTGCTGGTTATAACACTCGGAAATCCATTTTCTTCAACCAACAACGTCCGCATTTTACTGTCGAAATATTAAacgttaaaatttttaacagtattaatttatttaattttagtttatatttatattaatatctttattacTAAACTCGCTGTGCCCTGCgcttttacccgcagtgcttcactcctgttggtcttagcctgATGAtaaatagccttcctcgataaatgggctatctaatacctaaagaatttttcaaatcggaccagtagttcccgagattagtgtgttcaaacaaactcttcagctttataatattagtatagatttaaatacatacttcCAAGCCCATTTTTGCTCTCGAAAAATCCAATCATTTTGCAGccttatttgaataaaagatTCCGTTATATCCTTAGACCCTgcaaaaattaaagttttgaCCAGAGGatgaacaaacatacatacattttcaaactaaaatatatatataaataaatatatataatacatacattgaAAATCCGATTGCGTTGTTTTACCCATATTCCTTTTAAATTCTCCTCTACTGATGCCAGATCGGAATAATTCTTTAGGGGGCAATGTCTCCAGTCGCTCTACATAACTGGGAtctacttttttataatattctaacaTTTGTTCATATAACGGCCATTCACGCGCACCTCCTTCAccttttttgatttttaatcTGTGTTTTCTCTGCGAATAAAAAACATGTTACATAATTTGATGGTTTTCACTGTATATTcaattttgtacaataaaactttttcattCTATGAAActgagtaggtacttaataagttaaataatttgaatacataaaaaaaaatgtggttaaaattattttggtatgttttgttaatgtttataCATCTAAAGTTATGctaataaaccttttttttacacactgcttattttttttatttttttctattcttggATATTTGAAGgtagttttaaattgtttttttgaagtgtCAAAGccaaaatcaattaatatatatGAAATCTTACATTGAATGTAATCTTTAAGTGCTGCCAGAGCCCTTTCATATCATGTACACAGCAATCCAACGGCAAGTCTTGACATCTCATTGCATGTTCTACAGTCCTGtttgaaatatatataaaatagtgtcatgttactttatattttacaaacataattcaccatttattaaatgtatagtAAGTTCCTCGGAAGCTTTCATAGaaagtatacagggtgtcccaaaaagtatGGATATATTGAAGCTGGTAGGTAGAAGACCTAGAGGGCTCTGAATCACACCCATGTATGTcatgcgatttttcgtattttcagAGCTATGActttttttacgaattttcacctatcgccgagtacgatgagatttttatttgtagttacgtgaattatacaataacataatttatacaaaacaggattattataatattatgtatctatgaattcttaaaaatcCTAGCTTTGGTGGAACATTTTCAAATTACTATCGGAATTAgtgatagttttaaaaaataactatttgtAAATGCTTGGAATATGTAGGATGTCAATTTAGATAATCATAATTCTCACCTCcacatattaaaattgtcaAACTTCATCTGCCTTGCCTCAGTTATACAGATGATCAGCTTCAATCGCCATTCATCACTCCCTACAacattaatatgaaatatacataattata
It encodes the following:
- the LOC123697998 gene encoding uncharacterized protein LOC123697998, giving the protein MDEKTFVWTPELTLKLFELRFEHEWLFKKKKQPWLQFRNILIKNGFPEEITIGHVRKKWGYTYDAYKIAKKVKNKEWKYYKLFDKHFGKTKVLDKYESWSDEWRLKLIICITEARQMKFDNFNMWRTVEHAMRCQDLPLDCCVHDMKGLWQHLKITFNRKHRLKIKKGEGGAREWPLYEQMLEYYKKVDPSYVERLETLPPKELFRSGISRGEFKRNMGKTTQSDFQWSKDITESFIQIRLQNDWIFREQKWAWNKMRTLLVEENGFPSVITSRDLSRKWACTFADYQKAKATNNKTWLYYSLFELYLGEGSLSLNPLTGWQEEWILNLIKIRSDLDHIFSVDSKNENHPWREVEKALRSMGLPLDHSLLDLPEIWAHLLKSFKWKQKFLNKGILNEHWPYYNAMASYMQTHEKIKEKQENDFDYADDDYEDDMKLIDVKKLIKPKCEYLDVNLCRSCSNEEGCVDLFEHCDEDGVDLASKLRLIGGIEVDQTDTLPHSICLHCMQELETAYNFRRKCQDVDKQMRGKVEKTVKIEISLENNIENNNDDYDDTHNNMEFDVPIENENAQEKLNPAKEKPMKIKKKYPKYDYWKVCEVCGKNTRNLVSHLDSHATEKLYSCEICNKKFKFKSGLIIHKAVHDPTPKKTCEVCGKTFHILAQYRRHFQYHANERKFECETCGKRFNSADILRVHARSHTDERPFSCPECGKTFRTAGCVSRHRRIVHHIRKSKVKGQE